In Dermatophagoides farinae isolate YC_2012a chromosome 9, ASM2471394v1, whole genome shotgun sequence, a genomic segment contains:
- the Alg1 gene encoding ALG1, chitobiosyldiphosphodolichol beta-mannosyltransferase isoform X1 has translation MTNPHQTRSVCICVSGDIGHSPRMQYHSLSLAEVGYHVDIVADQESRPHEKLLSNPRIRIHPLSSYQSIRCSNRFSHIPPGFPRIINYFFKILFNTIFLLWNLMLIPRPDYILVQNPPSVPTLAIVWFVCRIRSCKFIIDWHNYGHTIMALSLGAKHPLVRLYSRIEFNFGKRSDYSFCVTRAMKDDLRERTGKKAIVLYDRPYSFFQPITSIEEKHLFLVKLKSEYSQLEYHGQNETLFTRYSFKNDEYQMKSNRPIILISSTSWTKDEDFQILLDALYEFDQNYANKVIGTDNDLKIVCFITGKGPMKSYYIRMVEKSYSFRHTRFVFPWLSAEDYPKLLACADLGICLHKSSSGLDLPMKVLDMFGARLPVCAYHYKSISELVIEDQYGLLFNDSASLVQCLMRLLQDFPTCLQLKRMQTNIDSSFDGNDWHSNWKLNALPVFK, from the exons ATGACAAATCCACATCAAACACGTAGTGTTTGTATCTGTGTTTCCGGTGATATTGGCCATAGTCCACGTATGcaatatcattcattatcattggccGAAGTTGGTTATCATGTGGATATTGTTGCTGATCAAGAATCACGACCAcatgaaaaacttttatcGAATCCACGGATACGTATCCATCCATTATCttcatatcaatcaataagat gTTCAAATCGATTTTCTCATATACCACCAGGTTTTCCacgaatcatcaattatttctttaaaattttattcaatacaaTATTTCTTTTATGGAATCTAATGCTCATTCCACGGCCCGATTATATTCTGGTCCaa AATCCACCATCAGTGCCTACATTGGCAATTGTTTGGTTCGTTTGTCGTATTCGTTCTTGTAAATTCATAATCGATTGGCATAATTATGGCCATACAATAATGGCATTATCATTAGGTGCCAAACATCCATTAGTTCGTTTATATTCacgaattgaattcaatttcggTAAACGATCTGATTATAGTTTCTGTGTTACACGTGCAATGAAAGATGATCTTCGTGAAAGGACTGGTAAAAA AGCAATCGTTTTATATGATAGGCCATATTCATTCTTTCAGCCAATTACATCgattgaagaaaaacatttattcCTAGTAAAATTAAAATCCGAATATTCACAGCTAGAATATCATGgccaaaatgaaacattattTACTAgatattcatttaaaaatgatgaatatcaaatgaaatcaaatcgtCCAATCATTCTGATAAGCAGCACTAGTTGGACTAAAGATGaagattttcaaatattattGGATGCATTGTATGAATTTGATCAGAATTATGCCAATAAAGTTATCGGTACGgataatgatttgaaaattgtctGCTTCATCACTGGCAAAGGCCCCATGAAATCATATTATATTCGTATGGTGGaaaaatcatattcatttcgTCATACACGTTTTGTATTTCCATGGCTTTCAGCAGAAGATTATCCAAAATTATTGGCATGTGCCGATCTTGGTATTTGTTTACATAAATCATCCAGTGGTCTGGATTTACCAATGAAAGTATTGGATATGTTTGGTGCTCGTCTACCTGTATGTGCATATCATTATAAAAG CATATCAGAATTGGTAATTGAAGATCAAtatggattattattcaatgattctgCTAGCCttgttcaatgtttgatGCGATTATTACAGGATTTTCCCACTTGTTTACAATTGAAACGTATGCAAACGAATATCGATAGCAGTTTCGATGGTAATGATTGGCATTCaaattggaaattgaatGCATTGCCagtttttaaataa
- the Alg1 gene encoding ALG1, chitobiosyldiphosphodolichol beta-mannosyltransferase isoform X2, which yields MTNPHQTRSVCICVSGDIGHSPRMQYHSLSLAEVGYHVDIVADQESRPHEKLLSNPRIRIHPLSSYQSIRCFPRIINYFFKILFNTIFLLWNLMLIPRPDYILVQNPPSVPTLAIVWFVCRIRSCKFIIDWHNYGHTIMALSLGAKHPLVRLYSRIEFNFGKRSDYSFCVTRAMKDDLRERTGKKAIVLYDRPYSFFQPITSIEEKHLFLVKLKSEYSQLEYHGQNETLFTRYSFKNDEYQMKSNRPIILISSTSWTKDEDFQILLDALYEFDQNYANKVIGTDNDLKIVCFITGKGPMKSYYIRMVEKSYSFRHTRFVFPWLSAEDYPKLLACADLGICLHKSSSGLDLPMKVLDMFGARLPVCAYHYKSISELVIEDQYGLLFNDSASLVQCLMRLLQDFPTCLQLKRMQTNIDSSFDGNDWHSNWKLNALPVFK from the exons ATGACAAATCCACATCAAACACGTAGTGTTTGTATCTGTGTTTCCGGTGATATTGGCCATAGTCCACGTATGcaatatcattcattatcattggccGAAGTTGGTTATCATGTGGATATTGTTGCTGATCAAGAATCACGACCAcatgaaaaacttttatcGAATCCACGGATACGTATCCATCCATTATCttcatatcaatcaataagat GTTTTCCacgaatcatcaattatttctttaaaattttattcaatacaaTATTTCTTTTATGGAATCTAATGCTCATTCCACGGCCCGATTATATTCTGGTCCaa AATCCACCATCAGTGCCTACATTGGCAATTGTTTGGTTCGTTTGTCGTATTCGTTCTTGTAAATTCATAATCGATTGGCATAATTATGGCCATACAATAATGGCATTATCATTAGGTGCCAAACATCCATTAGTTCGTTTATATTCacgaattgaattcaatttcggTAAACGATCTGATTATAGTTTCTGTGTTACACGTGCAATGAAAGATGATCTTCGTGAAAGGACTGGTAAAAA AGCAATCGTTTTATATGATAGGCCATATTCATTCTTTCAGCCAATTACATCgattgaagaaaaacatttattcCTAGTAAAATTAAAATCCGAATATTCACAGCTAGAATATCATGgccaaaatgaaacattattTACTAgatattcatttaaaaatgatgaatatcaaatgaaatcaaatcgtCCAATCATTCTGATAAGCAGCACTAGTTGGACTAAAGATGaagattttcaaatattattGGATGCATTGTATGAATTTGATCAGAATTATGCCAATAAAGTTATCGGTACGgataatgatttgaaaattgtctGCTTCATCACTGGCAAAGGCCCCATGAAATCATATTATATTCGTATGGTGGaaaaatcatattcatttcgTCATACACGTTTTGTATTTCCATGGCTTTCAGCAGAAGATTATCCAAAATTATTGGCATGTGCCGATCTTGGTATTTGTTTACATAAATCATCCAGTGGTCTGGATTTACCAATGAAAGTATTGGATATGTTTGGTGCTCGTCTACCTGTATGTGCATATCATTATAAAAG CATATCAGAATTGGTAATTGAAGATCAAtatggattattattcaatgattctgCTAGCCttgttcaatgtttgatGCGATTATTACAGGATTTTCCCACTTGTTTACAATTGAAACGTATGCAAACGAATATCGATAGCAGTTTCGATGGTAATGATTGGCATTCaaattggaaattgaatGCATTGCCagtttttaaataa